In Pseudomonas sp. ADAK18, a single window of DNA contains:
- a CDS encoding triphosphoribosyl-dephospho-CoA synthase: MHALKLHKLTLAEHLADLAVDALIDEADLSPKPALVDRRGNGAHSDLHLGLMHASALSLWPAFKAMAEAAIELGEIGLPLREVLGRIGREGEQAMLTTTGGVNTHRGAIWALGLLVAAAALEPESTGAGAVALRAARLALLNDCHAPQPLSHGAQVAQRYGARGAREEAQLGFPSVLQRGLPQLKKSRLQHHGEQNARLDALLAIMTDLADTCVLYRAGLEGLQAMQQGAQAVLDAGGSASLAGRRQLHELDQQLLALNASPGGAADLLAACLFLDRIDGAS; encoded by the coding sequence ATGCACGCACTCAAATTGCACAAATTGACATTGGCCGAGCACCTGGCCGACCTGGCGGTAGACGCGCTGATCGATGAGGCCGACCTGTCACCCAAGCCCGCCCTGGTGGACCGCCGTGGCAACGGTGCTCACAGTGATTTGCACCTGGGCCTGATGCACGCTTCGGCGCTGTCGTTGTGGCCGGCGTTCAAGGCGATGGCTGAAGCGGCCATCGAACTGGGTGAAATCGGTTTGCCGCTGCGCGAGGTGCTTGGGCGAATCGGCCGTGAGGGTGAGCAGGCAATGCTCACCACTACAGGTGGGGTGAATACTCATCGAGGTGCGATCTGGGCGCTTGGATTATTGGTGGCTGCTGCTGCGTTGGAACCTGAATCCACTGGCGCTGGCGCGGTAGCGTTACGTGCCGCACGGTTGGCCTTGCTCAACGATTGCCATGCCCCTCAACCCCTCAGCCACGGCGCCCAAGTCGCCCAACGTTATGGCGCACGCGGTGCCCGTGAAGAAGCGCAACTGGGCTTCCCCTCAGTGCTGCAACGCGGCCTGCCACAACTGAAAAAAAGCCGCCTGCAACACCACGGCGAACAGAACGCTCGCCTCGACGCCTTGCTGGCGATCATGACCGACCTGGCCGACACCTGCGTGCTCTACCGCGCAGGTTTGGAAGGGTTGCAGGCTATGCAGCAGGGCGCCCAAGCGGTGCTGGACGCTGGCGGCAGCGCGAGCCTCGCCGGGCGTCGCCAACTGCATGAGCTGGACCAGCAACTGCTCGCCCTGAATGCCTCCCCCGGTGGTGCCGCCGATCTGTTGGCCGCCTGCCTGTTTCTCGACCGCATCGACGGAGCGTCTTGA
- the mdcA gene encoding malonate decarboxylase subunit alpha — translation MTTTSPDSRWTRRRDEKQRRLALVRSFADGAVLPSDRIVEALEALILPGDRVVLEGNNQKQADFLSRSLAKADPAKLHDLHMIMPSVGRSEHLDLFEKGIARKLDFSFAGTQSLRISQLLEDGLLEIGAIHTYIELYARLVVDLIPNVVLSAGFMADRAGNIYTGPSTEDTPALIEPAAFSDGIVIVQVNQLVDDVSDLPRVDIPASWVDFVVVADKPFYIEPLFTRDPRHIKPVHVLMAMMAIRGIYEKHNVQSLNHGIGFNTAAIELILPTYGESLGLKGKICRNWTLNPHPTLIPAIESGWVESVHCFGTELGMENYIAARPDVFFTGRDGSLRSNRMFCQLAGQYAVDLFIGATLQVDGDGHSSTVTRGRLAGFGGAPNMGHDPRGRRHGTPAWLDMRHDDAPEALLERGKKLVVQMVETFQEGGKPTFVETLDAVEVARKSGMPLAPIMIYGDDVTHLLTEEGIAYLYKARSLEERQAMIAAVAGVTVIGMRHNPKDTARMRREGLIALPEDLGIRRTDATRELLAAKSVADLVEWSGGLYNPPAKFRSW, via the coding sequence ATGACAACAACTTCCCCCGACTCGCGCTGGACGCGGCGGCGCGACGAGAAGCAGCGCCGATTAGCGTTGGTGCGATCCTTCGCCGATGGCGCCGTGCTCCCCAGCGACCGAATCGTCGAAGCCCTGGAAGCCTTGATCCTCCCGGGCGACCGCGTGGTACTGGAGGGCAACAACCAGAAGCAGGCCGATTTCCTCTCGCGCTCCCTGGCCAAGGCCGACCCCGCCAAGCTCCACGACCTGCACATGATCATGCCCAGTGTCGGCCGCTCCGAGCACTTGGACCTGTTTGAAAAGGGCATCGCCCGCAAGCTGGATTTTTCCTTCGCCGGTACGCAATCCCTGCGCATCAGCCAGTTGCTGGAAGATGGCCTGCTGGAAATCGGTGCGATTCACACCTACATCGAGCTCTATGCGCGGCTGGTGGTGGACCTGATTCCCAACGTGGTGCTGTCCGCCGGTTTCATGGCTGACCGTGCCGGCAATATCTACACCGGGCCGAGCACCGAAGACACGCCCGCGTTGATCGAGCCGGCGGCTTTCAGTGATGGGATCGTGATCGTCCAGGTTAACCAGTTGGTGGATGACGTCAGCGATCTGCCTCGCGTGGATATCCCGGCCTCCTGGGTCGACTTCGTGGTGGTCGCCGACAAGCCTTTCTACATCGAACCGTTGTTCACCCGCGATCCACGGCACATCAAACCGGTGCATGTGTTGATGGCGATGATGGCGATCCGCGGGATTTACGAAAAGCACAACGTCCAGTCCCTGAACCACGGTATCGGTTTCAACACCGCCGCCATCGAGTTGATCCTGCCGACCTACGGTGAATCCCTTGGCCTGAAGGGCAAGATCTGCCGCAACTGGACCCTCAATCCCCATCCCACGCTGATCCCCGCTATTGAAAGCGGCTGGGTCGAAAGCGTGCATTGCTTCGGCACTGAACTGGGCATGGAAAACTACATCGCCGCACGGCCTGATGTGTTCTTCACAGGGCGCGACGGGTCCCTGCGTTCCAACCGGATGTTCTGCCAATTGGCCGGCCAATACGCGGTGGACCTGTTTATCGGCGCTACCCTGCAGGTCGACGGGGATGGCCATTCCTCCACCGTAACCCGTGGCCGCCTTGCCGGTTTTGGTGGTGCGCCGAACATGGGCCACGACCCGCGCGGTCGCCGCCATGGCACGCCGGCCTGGCTCGACATGCGCCACGACGACGCCCCCGAAGCCTTGCTCGAACGCGGCAAGAAGCTGGTGGTGCAAATGGTCGAGACCTTCCAGGAGGGCGGTAAACCCACCTTCGTCGAAACCCTCGACGCGGTGGAAGTGGCGCGCAAAAGCGGCATGCCGCTGGCGCCGATCATGATCTACGGCGACGACGTCACCCACCTGCTCACCGAAGAAGGCATCGCCTACCTGTACAAGGCCCGCTCCCTGGAAGAACGCCAGGCGATGATCGCCGCCGTGGCCGGGGTGACAGTCATCGGTATGCGCCACAACCCCAAGGACACCGCGCGCATGCGCCGCGAAGGGTTGATCGCCTTGCCCGAAGACCTCGGCATCCGCCGCACCGACGCCACCCGCGAGTTGCTGGCGGCCAAGAGCGTGGCCGATCTGGTGGAGTGGTCCGGTGGCTTGTACAACCCGCCCGCCAAGTTCAGGAGCTGGTAA
- a CDS encoding DUF6124 family protein — translation MFKPTPNPPQNTSFERRKLKAAAERAIGHYFPSSASVFTVAPAQSTEALLANASETFASLNALTSNLAFELEGSQRGVVLAIQQMSELGQLLVDQALEQVAPSSVP, via the coding sequence ATGTTCAAACCTACCCCCAACCCTCCGCAAAACACCTCGTTCGAGCGACGCAAGCTCAAGGCCGCCGCCGAGCGTGCCATAGGCCACTATTTTCCGTCTTCTGCATCCGTCTTTACAGTTGCTCCTGCTCAATCCACCGAAGCCCTGCTGGCCAACGCCTCTGAAACCTTTGCCTCACTCAACGCGCTGACTTCCAATCTGGCCTTTGAATTGGAAGGCTCCCAGCGAGGAGTAGTGCTGGCAATTCAACAGATGAGTGAGTTGGGGCAGTTGTTGGTGGATCAGGCACTGGAACAGGTGGCTCCATCGTCTGTTCCATAA
- a CDS encoding chemotaxis protein CheW has protein sequence MLDHRASQLTGLLLPLADRHLLLPNVAVAELIDFQRGEPASDAPPWYLRQVTWRDQQLPLISFEAACGGASVVGERARIVVLNTLGGRPTLKFIALVIQGIPRSYKLDSQLSYVDVPLCRLELAAVQVGEHVAKVPDLMGVEALLVEAGLA, from the coding sequence ATGCTTGACCACCGCGCGAGCCAACTCACCGGGTTATTACTGCCCTTGGCCGACCGTCACTTGCTGCTGCCCAACGTTGCCGTCGCTGAGCTGATCGACTTCCAGCGCGGCGAACCGGCCAGCGATGCGCCGCCGTGGTATCTGCGGCAAGTGACCTGGCGCGATCAGCAATTGCCGTTGATCAGCTTCGAGGCCGCGTGTGGTGGGGCGAGTGTGGTGGGAGAGCGGGCGCGGATCGTGGTGCTCAATACTTTGGGCGGGCGGCCAACGTTGAAGTTTATTGCGTTGGTGATTCAGGGGATCCCGCGCTCCTACAAACTCGATAGCCAGTTGAGCTATGTGGATGTGCCACTGTGCCGGTTGGAACTGGCGGCGGTGCAGGTGGGAGAGCATGTGGCGAAGGTGCCGGATTTGATGGGGGTGGAGGCATTGTTGGTGGAGGCGGGGTTGGCTTAG
- a CDS encoding Hpt domain-containing protein produces MVDRHDYVALEWVKDEIAETLKQARSALDAFIDDASSGAIALCLECIHQVHGSLLMVEFYGAALLAEEIEHLALALQAGRVSQRDEGIRLLQQALGQLPLYLERVHSARRDLPLVVLPLLNDLRSVRGESLLSETSLFSPQLLVIPALPDDILAQRTPDDFPELLRQWRQMLQQALAGLLREDHGPSNLDDMARVFARLEALCQGAPLLPLWQVTSALVEGMLTGVIANSPALRSLLKACDKEIKRLLAQGIAGINQPAPDELLKSLLFYIAKVTRPTPRMQSLKERYGLDEALPDSAVVDAERARMAGPDRGAMGSVLGALCEELVRVKERLDLFVRSDRQHTSDLESLLAPLRQIADTLAVLGFGQPRKVIIDQLAVVLGLAQGQREPNDAVLMDVAGALLYVEATLAGMVGTVEPERREESRLPTTDLTQIHQLVLKESCQCLKQAKELIIDCIEAQWDRQRLESLPELLTQVRGALAMIPLPRAASLMRGCNQYVDEQLMVSATVPTDTQLAHFADVITSLEYYLERMLQDHDAPGERVLDVAAEGLTALGYLPAEKPWRQELPASMDDVPAQASTTQSLAQVLASPTSRLNPPALQRPGSLLPPPAGEEPVDDELREVFLEETGEVLETLHRDLPGGIASLEDKAILSEIRRAFHTLKGSGRMVRALVLAELAWAVENLLNRVLERSVAAGADVQAVLDDAVALLPTLIADFATDTQRQRDDVDDLAARAHALASGVELPTTADDDPSALDPLLLEIFRNEAQSHLDSLNHFLRQATEYVPLQVSDELQRALHTLKGSAYMAGVLPIAELARPLDHLTREYKAHRLPLDLDEVELLLEAEALFQRGLRQLDNDPNAPISGAAALIERTQQRLNSQLEALLNAPNTGLRIKRDPQLIANFLAQGMDILLDAESLLRVWQQHPGERQELSALLDELTTLGEGAHLADLHPMDELCEALLDLYGAVEESSLAVSERFFHEAEQAHEALISMLDQLAAGQEISPASTRVRALRELLDEGLDPSATGLIKSDGSRTLSISELGAATAQLGQEATVDDEIVEIFLEEAVDILDSAGQSLKRWLLDPDSVAPLSSLQRDLHTLKGGARMAEVGPVGDLALELESLYEGLVDRRYSYSNELAQVLMASHEQLALQLEQLQHQQPLSESSTLISHLRELRQSTGQATPPAAPEVTGTDPELLEIFLEEAADILDSSGAALLRWQAEPGNRQEVETLLRDLHTLKGGARMVEIGPIGDLAHELEFLYEGLSAGLLAPSTELFALLQGCHDRLAQMVDAVAAGLPVGSVERLIERIKSLVHPIEDQVAPVALPGVKVESVSANEPAADMVKISADLLDDLVNLAGETSIFRGRIEQQVNDARIALNEVETTIERMRDQLRRLDTETQGRILSRQQAEAERLGYEEFDPLEMDRHSQLQQLSRALFESASDLLDLKETLERRNQDAHTLLQQQARINTELQEGLMRTRMVPFERMLPRLKRIVRQVAEELGKDVEFVVGNAEGEMDRNVLERMVAPLEHMLRNAVDHGLESREVRLAAGKPARGRISLELTHEGGDIVFDMRDDGAGVPLDAVRRKAIKRGLLDPNLEISDRDVLQFILQPGFSTAEKITQISGRGVGMDVVHEEVRQLGGSMVIDSKAGVGVHFRIRLPFTVSVNRALMVQCADDQYAIPLNTIEGLVRVLPGELEGHYRQDPPCYEYAGQRYELYYLGELLHTVSRPRLLGQSLPLPVLLVHCNERRIAVQVDAMAGTREIVVKGLGPQFAGVQGLSGATILGDGRVVLIIDLLAHLRALQPAVPKNVANSQVTVNEPLQKRPLLVLVVDDSVTVRKVTSRLLERNGMNVLTAKDGIDAIAVLEEHTPDLMLLDIEMPRMDGFEVAIQVRNDPRLKGLPIIMITSRTGQKHRDRAMAIGVNDYLGKPYQESVLLESIAYWSKSHA; encoded by the coding sequence ATGGTTGATCGGCACGATTATGTGGCCCTCGAATGGGTCAAGGATGAAATTGCCGAAACCCTGAAGCAGGCCCGTTCGGCGCTGGACGCTTTCATCGACGACGCAAGCAGTGGCGCGATCGCCCTGTGCCTTGAGTGCATTCACCAGGTCCATGGCAGCCTGCTGATGGTCGAGTTCTACGGCGCGGCCCTGCTCGCCGAGGAAATCGAACACCTGGCCTTGGCCCTGCAGGCCGGGCGTGTCAGTCAGCGCGACGAAGGCATCCGTCTGCTGCAACAGGCCCTCGGGCAATTGCCGTTGTATCTGGAGCGGGTGCACAGCGCCCGCCGCGATCTGCCGTTGGTGGTCTTGCCGTTGCTTAACGACCTGCGCAGCGTGCGGGGTGAAAGCCTGCTCTCGGAAACCAGCCTGTTCAGTCCGCAGTTGCTGGTGATCCCTGCGCTGCCCGACGACATCCTGGCCCAACGAACACCGGACGATTTCCCCGAGTTGCTGCGCCAATGGCGGCAGATGCTGCAACAGGCCCTGGCCGGGTTGCTGCGCGAGGACCACGGCCCCAGCAACCTGGACGATATGGCGCGGGTCTTTGCCCGGCTCGAAGCCCTGTGCCAAGGCGCACCCTTGCTGCCGTTGTGGCAAGTCACCTCGGCACTGGTGGAAGGCATGCTCACCGGCGTGATCGCCAACAGCCCGGCGCTGCGCAGTCTGCTCAAGGCCTGCGACAAGGAAATCAAGCGTCTGTTGGCCCAAGGCATCGCCGGAATCAACCAGCCGGCTCCCGATGAGTTGCTCAAGAGCCTGCTGTTTTACATCGCCAAAGTCACCCGGCCGACACCGCGCATGCAAAGCCTGAAAGAACGTTATGGCCTCGACGAAGCCCTGCCCGACAGCGCCGTGGTGGATGCCGAACGCGCGCGCATGGCCGGGCCTGATCGTGGTGCCATGGGCTCGGTCCTCGGTGCCCTCTGTGAAGAGTTGGTGCGGGTCAAGGAGCGCCTGGACCTGTTCGTGCGCAGCGACCGCCAACACACCAGCGACCTGGAGAGCCTGCTGGCGCCGCTGCGGCAAATTGCCGATACCCTGGCGGTGCTGGGGTTTGGCCAGCCGCGCAAAGTGATCATCGACCAACTGGCGGTAGTGCTGGGCCTGGCCCAAGGGCAGCGGGAACCGAATGACGCTGTGTTGATGGACGTCGCCGGTGCCTTGCTTTACGTCGAAGCGACACTGGCCGGAATGGTCGGCACCGTCGAGCCGGAACGCCGCGAAGAAAGTCGCCTGCCCACCACTGACCTGACCCAGATCCATCAGTTGGTTCTCAAGGAGTCGTGTCAGTGCCTCAAGCAGGCCAAAGAACTGATCATCGACTGCATTGAAGCCCAGTGGGATCGACAGCGCCTGGAGTCTCTGCCCGAGTTACTGACCCAGGTTCGCGGTGCCTTGGCGATGATCCCGTTGCCCCGTGCGGCGAGCTTGATGCGCGGCTGCAATCAGTACGTCGACGAGCAACTGATGGTCAGTGCGACGGTGCCTACCGACACGCAGCTCGCGCATTTTGCCGATGTGATTACCAGCCTCGAGTACTACCTGGAACGCATGCTTCAGGATCATGACGCCCCCGGCGAGCGAGTGCTGGACGTGGCCGCTGAAGGTTTGACGGCGCTGGGTTATTTGCCGGCTGAAAAGCCCTGGCGCCAGGAATTGCCCGCATCGATGGATGACGTGCCGGCGCAGGCCTCGACCACTCAATCTCTGGCGCAGGTGTTGGCCAGTCCCACCTCGCGCCTCAATCCTCCGGCGTTGCAACGCCCTGGCAGCCTGCTGCCACCGCCGGCGGGAGAAGAGCCGGTGGACGATGAACTGCGGGAGGTCTTCCTCGAGGAGACCGGGGAAGTCCTTGAGACGCTGCATCGTGACCTGCCGGGCGGCATCGCCAGCCTGGAAGACAAAGCCATCCTGAGCGAAATTCGCCGCGCCTTTCACACGCTCAAGGGCAGTGGGCGCATGGTCCGCGCTCTGGTGCTGGCAGAGTTGGCGTGGGCCGTGGAAAACCTGCTCAATCGTGTACTGGAGCGCAGTGTCGCCGCTGGGGCCGATGTGCAGGCTGTACTGGATGACGCGGTGGCGCTGCTGCCGACATTGATCGCCGATTTCGCCACCGATACCCAACGCCAGCGAGACGATGTCGACGACTTGGCGGCTCGGGCCCACGCCCTGGCCAGCGGTGTCGAACTGCCGACCACGGCTGACGACGATCCGTCGGCCCTGGACCCGCTGCTGCTGGAGATCTTTCGCAACGAAGCCCAGAGCCATCTCGACAGCCTTAATCATTTTCTGCGCCAGGCCACCGAGTACGTACCCTTGCAGGTCAGTGACGAACTGCAGCGGGCCCTGCATACCCTCAAAGGCAGCGCCTACATGGCCGGCGTGTTGCCTATTGCCGAGCTGGCGCGGCCGCTGGACCACTTGACCCGCGAGTACAAGGCCCACCGCCTGCCGCTGGACCTGGATGAGGTCGAGCTGTTGCTGGAAGCCGAAGCGCTGTTCCAACGTGGCTTACGCCAGTTGGACAATGATCCCAACGCGCCGATCAGTGGTGCAGCGGCCTTGATCGAACGCACGCAACAGCGTTTGAACAGCCAACTTGAAGCGCTGCTCAACGCACCCAATACGGGGCTGCGGATCAAGCGTGATCCCCAGCTGATCGCCAACTTCCTGGCCCAGGGCATGGACATCCTGCTGGACGCGGAAAGCCTGTTGCGCGTTTGGCAGCAGCACCCCGGCGAACGTCAGGAACTCAGTGCGTTGCTGGACGAACTGACTACCTTGGGTGAGGGCGCGCACCTGGCCGATCTGCACCCGATGGACGAACTCTGCGAAGCCTTGCTCGACCTCTATGGCGCGGTAGAAGAGAGCAGCCTGGCAGTCAGCGAGCGGTTTTTCCATGAGGCCGAACAGGCTCACGAAGCGTTGATCAGCATGCTCGACCAACTGGCCGCTGGCCAGGAAATCAGCCCTGCCTCCACGCGGGTGAGGGCGCTGCGCGAGCTGCTGGACGAAGGCTTGGATCCATCCGCCACTGGGCTGATCAAGAGCGACGGCAGCCGCACATTGAGCATCTCCGAGCTGGGCGCGGCCACCGCGCAGTTGGGGCAAGAGGCGACGGTGGATGACGAAATCGTCGAGATCTTCCTTGAGGAAGCAGTGGATATCCTCGACAGCGCCGGGCAGTCCCTCAAGCGTTGGCTGCTGGACCCCGACAGCGTAGCGCCGCTGTCGTCTCTGCAACGGGACCTGCACACCCTAAAGGGCGGCGCGCGCATGGCCGAAGTCGGCCCCGTAGGCGACTTGGCCCTGGAGCTGGAAAGCCTTTACGAAGGGCTGGTGGACCGGCGCTACAGTTACTCCAACGAGCTGGCGCAGGTCTTGATGGCCAGTCACGAGCAACTGGCGCTGCAGCTGGAGCAACTGCAACACCAACAGCCACTGAGTGAATCCAGCACACTGATCAGCCATCTGCGTGAGCTGCGCCAGAGTACCGGGCAAGCAACACCGCCCGCGGCGCCCGAGGTCACGGGGACTGATCCGGAGTTGTTGGAGATCTTCCTCGAAGAAGCTGCCGACATCCTCGACAGCTCCGGTGCTGCGCTACTGCGCTGGCAGGCGGAACCGGGGAACCGTCAGGAAGTGGAAACTCTGCTGCGGGATCTGCACACCCTCAAGGGCGGTGCGCGGATGGTCGAGATCGGGCCCATTGGCGATTTGGCCCATGAGCTGGAATTTCTCTACGAAGGCTTGTCGGCGGGTTTGCTGGCGCCGTCCACCGAATTGTTTGCGTTGCTGCAAGGGTGCCACGATCGCCTGGCGCAGATGGTCGATGCGGTGGCGGCAGGTCTACCGGTGGGGTCTGTCGAGCGTTTGATCGAACGCATCAAGAGTCTGGTTCACCCCATTGAAGATCAGGTCGCTCCGGTGGCGCTCCCAGGGGTCAAAGTCGAGTCTGTTTCGGCCAACGAACCTGCCGCTGATATGGTGAAAATCTCCGCCGACCTGCTGGATGATCTGGTCAACCTGGCCGGTGAAACCTCGATCTTTCGCGGGCGTATCGAGCAGCAGGTCAACGATGCCCGTATCGCGCTCAACGAGGTGGAAACTACCATCGAGCGGATGCGCGACCAGTTGCGCCGCCTCGACACCGAAACCCAGGGCCGCATCCTCAGCCGCCAGCAAGCCGAGGCAGAGCGCTTGGGCTATGAAGAATTCGACCCGCTGGAAATGGATCGCCATTCCCAGTTGCAGCAACTGTCCCGGGCTCTGTTCGAGTCGGCCTCTGACTTGCTGGACCTCAAGGAAACCCTCGAACGTCGCAACCAGGATGCCCACACCCTGTTGCAGCAGCAGGCGCGCATCAACACCGAATTGCAGGAAGGCCTGATGCGCACGCGCATGGTGCCGTTCGAACGCATGCTGCCGCGCCTCAAACGCATCGTGCGGCAAGTGGCCGAGGAGCTGGGCAAGGACGTTGAGTTTGTGGTCGGCAATGCCGAAGGTGAGATGGACCGCAACGTGCTGGAGCGGATGGTTGCGCCTCTGGAACACATGCTGCGCAACGCCGTCGACCACGGCCTGGAATCTCGCGAAGTGCGGCTGGCAGCGGGCAAACCTGCCCGGGGGCGGATCAGCCTGGAGCTGACCCACGAAGGCGGCGACATCGTCTTCGACATGCGCGACGACGGTGCTGGCGTGCCGCTGGATGCGGTGCGGCGCAAGGCGATCAAGCGCGGCTTACTTGATCCCAATCTCGAGATCAGCGACCGCGACGTGCTGCAGTTTATCCTGCAGCCGGGGTTTTCCACCGCCGAAAAAATCACCCAGATTTCCGGCCGTGGTGTGGGCATGGACGTGGTGCACGAAGAAGTGCGTCAGCTCGGTGGTTCGATGGTCATCGACTCCAAGGCCGGTGTGGGCGTGCATTTTCGGATTCGCCTGCCGTTCACCGTCTCGGTCAACCGGGCGTTGATGGTGCAGTGCGCGGACGATCAGTACGCGATTCCACTGAACACCATCGAAGGTCTGGTGCGCGTGCTGCCCGGTGAGCTGGAAGGGCACTATCGGCAGGACCCGCCCTGCTATGAATACGCAGGGCAGCGCTACGAGCTGTATTACCTGGGCGAGCTGCTACACACCGTTTCCCGCCCGAGACTTTTGGGCCAGAGCCTGCCACTGCCGGTGTTGCTGGTGCATTGCAATGAGCGGCGCATTGCCGTGCAGGTGGATGCCATGGCCGGCACTCGCGAGATTGTGGTCAAGGGGCTAGGTCCGCAGTTCGCCGGGGTTCAAGGGTTGTCCGGCGCGACCATTCTCGGGGATGGCCGCGTGGTACTGATCATCGACTTATTGGCCCACCTGCGGGCGCTGCAGCCGGCCGTGCCGAAGAACGTGGCGAACTCGCAGGTCACCGTCAACGAACCGCTGCAAAAGCGCCCGCTGCTGGTGCTGGTGGTGGACGACTCGGTCACTGTACGCAAGGTCACCAGCCGCCTGCTGGAACGTAACGGCATGAACGTCCTGACGGCCAAGGATGGCATCGACGCCATCGCGGTGCTGGAAGAGCACACCCCGGACCTGATGCTGCTGGACATCGAAATGCCGCGTATGGACGGCTTCGAAGTCGCGATCCAGGTACGCAACGACCCACGGCTCAAAGGCCTGCCGATCATCATGATCACCTCCCGCACCGGCCAGAAACACCGCGACCGTGCCATGGCCATCGGGGTTAACGACTACCTTGGCAAGCCCTACCAAGAGTCGGTGTTGCTGGAAAGCATCGCCTACTGGAGCAAGTCCCATGCTTGA